atgtttgtttttattatcataTGACCGGCGACTGTTGCAAGTTCCTTTTAATTCAATGCATGATGTCAATGGAGTTTTTAGGAAATTGGACTCTGcatttttaaaaaatctttactATCTTGTTAAAACCTTATTTGCAAGATAATACTTTTCCCCTAAAAACTCCTCATGATATTCCATATCTAAACAGTGCGAATACATTCGTTTATTCTGTATTGGGCAAAGTAGCGAAGTATTTCATTATCTGAGTCGTACTTGCCGTCGGCAACTCTTAGGCGTATTTGAAGCCATACTTCCaatataaaagtaggtatctAACGGTTGACAAAACCTCATATTTACTACTTATTTTGAATATGTAACTAACATGGTTTTAACATACGTATTTGGcatgttaatttaaaataatatatttaaatatgtatgtaccCAACAAAATCAATGCATGCAACAGCTAGCAACATTTTTGTGCAGTACAAATTCAGCatcatcaaaaatattttttaatatattgaaAGAAAAGTCCAAGTGTACTGAAGAAATCACAGCCGCGGGCTtgagttcaatttgtcaaccGGGTTCTAGTGTTGCTAAACTTTATATTGAAGTAGATCACAATACGACCCCTTGTCTAACAGAACTATAGCTCCTGTACCAGTAACTTCGTATACATGTACATAGTCATTAAGTTTCCAGTATTCACTCAACAAGTTTACTGAGAACTAAGTACTACCTGTGACTGTTTTTGCCTCTTGTGTATTCAGCAATTCTATGACGCTATCTTTAGTCTTTATTATTTGAATTACTATTAAATTACATATCAAATTTCGGTTCGACTCGTCAAAGGTGCAACATTGCCATCATAGATTTTTTTAGTATCTTTTGTAAAGTACTGAGAATAGGCCTATGCCAATGTTGGTTGACAATGGGATGGAGTAACTAATATAcctactacatttttttttgacgtgacttattgtagatttgccgcagatggcattaactacttggccggacaaatggggagcgctgaaggctctcacccggtacaacgtttaagacaacaggcctgagggtgcccagttggacgcgaacctcggctcagggcgtcgtctgagaggaaaaatatttgaaagaattaatcgacccttgtgggttgatagcgataagcgctgaatgagggaaatcgtcgaccatgctggcggggtcggtatcggggctctgaagtgtttggtgtcgcgagctgatacATAAACCAGAGAGACACTCGCCATGTTAGAAAATTTACATCTTATAGCGCCGGTGACGAGCACTTGTACTAACTGTCGAAGTGTTCCTTATGATACGAGATGCCGTCGCTAGATGACACTTACTTCTAAATGTAAGCTTATGCTTTAGTTACTCCTTGGCGCAATAGAGTAATATATTATCTCACGTCTATATCCTCCATAGCGATGGcagcagcgttcaatctgccaccacttcacctgcatgtaatcaaggaAACTAAGTagaacagctatgcttcgaccTAAGGAAAGGAGATccacgacagttatgacaaaacTCAAAGCCTCATGACTAAACCTGTAATGGCCATGCTGACGCCATTATCAGGACTCCCAAAAGTACTACAATTAAGTAAGGTGATaccagaaagagaaaaaacacggatAGGTCTGGAGATCTAATCAAACCTAACGTACACCCATTGGCAATGTGGATCAGAGATGGTTTTCTGTGGCTGTAGACAGAATGGCTTTGCAtggacaggtttatgcggagggcACCCTAGGATACATACTCGTGGCTAATGAAATCGAAATTGTATgtattatacacgacacgttattggtaaccaagatcgtattttatttaaatcttttgatatattaatttgtattacatttcacgaaaaaaataatttggagTTTGATgatacaactaaaattatataattatacgcGGACTGTGTATCCTTGTGTTCGCACAAGGATTGCGTGCATTTTAGTTTatgttaaattttgttttatttatttgcaccaaaataagatgaattatgttacatgTGTTATAACAGCATAAATCACTAAACAAATGAtccaactcgagttgtattacttttcactgaAGGATACAGATATTTACTTGTTTTACTTAATTTCTGACAATACACATTTTACTCCTGACCAAATCACGCTTCTTGCTGACCACTAGTATTTACTTCATTTTCTGCCAAAATTACGGTTTTGCGGGCCAAAACCTctataaaaaaattgtttttgttttggatttgcTACATAAGGATAATTTGGTTCAGTTTTGTATCATAATCCTGAACTAAATAAATATCGTTTACATACATTTAATGAttgtctattgtgaggttttgtgAACAAAAAtgacatccgaatgtgattttttaaaaaggcgttttgtggttttcatttcattatgtCATCTACACGAGTAGCAAGGTCACCTGTGTGGTCACCTGTTCTGGCTACTGGCCGTTAGGTGTCAGTGTGCCCCCCACACCAGCTTAGTTAAGACCCTAATAACATATGAATAAACTCTGTTGTGCCATCTCATCTTTGTACTTCCTCCGTGAATGAGCTCGTCTTTACGTGAAGGTTAATTAGGGTTCAAACCTTATTCAACAAAATAGAGTTTGTGATTTTGGTACAGTTGACTATGGAGAGCAGTCTCATAAATATTTCAGATGTGTTCTAAGATATAATACGGAAATATAATAACCTACAAGGCTACAATAATTGTTACACTTAAGTTATTTTTAGCTAACAATAGATAGATTTCAGGTAGCGATTAACAATGTAAACCctattatttgcaaaaagagTACCTAGGTACAAAGATTGTATTATACAAAAATAGTTCATGTAAagatacaataatataatattgcaaACTTATAAACTATATTCGTTATGCTGTAATTTAGATACAAAAGAATACTCGACTACGGCAAAGCAAAAAGGATGGTTTTTGTggttgaccgctatgtatgtatgtttgtacgtCTGGTTCCACCAAACCACTTATCAGAATTTATATATTCGTCTTGATTGTCCgctggttataggctatgtgacgtcacactaatTTCACCATGATTAGAGGACATAAAGTGatgaagtaaaaaatatttgtagttCTAATAGTGtggggtatcaaataaaagggcgTAATGGGCACATTTGAAATATGTACATACTGCTAGTTTTTACTCGTGGTTTTGCTTGTTTTTACTCAATAATTACGTTTAATAACATGTCAAACATGATCCGAATAGCTGTTACCTTCGAACCTTGCTGGCTATATAATTCAAGAAGTTATCTCAATAAATAAAACCTAAAAAtagtataagtaaattaaaaaaagatgtTTAAGAGATAGATACCCGCGGTCGTATGCTAATGTCTTAAGAGTTCGcttaccacggctatcttctcgATTCTGAACATTACTGTATCTTATTGAATTAAAATAGTAACGTTTATCAAATACGATTTACATATTGAATGCTTTTAATATTGAACTTTTTAAACTCAATAAAACTATGAATCATAGAAGTAGCTTTCTAAGTGTCAGATAAAAGAGTGTGCAAAATCTCTTGACCTTAACCATTGTAATGACagtttgtatttaatatatttctattattatagTAAACAGTATTAGCAGAACACATGTGTGGTACTGCTTGCATACGTTACTGATTATTTAATGCGATCTCACGCTCAATAGGTGGAATGCCGCAAGGTCCTAACCGACTGTAACAAAGCAATCCGTCGTCGATTTTATTTGTCTCGTCGTAAAAACTATAATGCCGGTAAAACCGTCGGCGTATCGCACATTCCTCTAGTGTCGGTCGCTCATACAAATTATACGATGTGTGTTACGTATAGTTAGGTAGGTGGGCCGTCATTATTTATGTTCTCTAACAGTCGGCTCAGTGGTGTGGGTTAAAATCGGAGCAGTCAGCTGATCATCCATGTGTGTGTGCGTTCTTCGGGAAACACCTTTGGATGACGTGTGCGAGCTCCGTTTAATTGGACATTCACATTGTTCCCTCGTGTTTTTATGTATCGTCATATTGATACGCTTGATAAGGCAGAGCATTAATAATAGATATTTTTCATTCAGTTTCGCTCATTTCGTAATTCTATCTGGAAATGGCTGTACTCGTAGAACTTGGAGGTATATGACCAAATATGTACTCTTCTACCTTACTCCATCATCGTGGTTGCCTTCCGATCGTGAACGAACACATCGCCTAAAAAGGAATATCATTTTAATGTTTATGCTCGATATAAGTGTACCTTACTGGCCACCTCATGCGAGCTGAAGCGGAGAACATGTCATTTGGTAGAAAAACCTGATATCGCAGACCGGTGATTACGCTGGACGCTGGTAAACCATAATTTTGCCGACCTCGCCACGACTTGCCGTCGCTATACGATTTATAGCTGTTTTTTCCAACTGCTAAATGACTGTGCAGTCCCTGAATGATGTTCACTTTGTGTATCTGTGATTAGTTTTCAAAGGAAATTCCTTTTGATTGTTCCAAAAATACATAATTGGGCTTTGTTTTCGCGTTTAACTTTGACTGTTTCAAAATTATGTTCATTTTTGTTCTTACCTGAGGACATTGTTATTCTGATGGGTTAGTGCTTTAGTATTGTATTTGGAGATTCTACGATTCTAATGTTGTCGAGGTGACCAGCAATCGCATCAACGATGAATGATGGATAGAAAAAATTTAGCTTTTAATTCTTAGCACTATTGACATACGTAGCGCCTCATCTACGATGATGTATAAagtattaatttacttatacaATTTCTAACGTAGAGTTTTTGTGTGCCATAGTACATGTCGACCGACGGGGAAAGTGTTCTTCGGCACTTCGTCCCGCGCCCCTCGTCACAAATAAATAAGGCCGAGCCGGCATCcgacaacaataataataattcgctCCGGCCCGATCAGCTGTTTCGCCGACACCGACCCGTGTAACAGGTGGCCTATAAAGACATTCAATAAAGTGTACCACTTGCCTTCGTGCGGAACCGTCTAtacaaatacacacacattCGTACCAAACTCACTCATCTAAGTTTTTTGTGACaactttacaaataataattggtTGGCTCCCGTTTTCTAACAAACAATCATACAAATCATCATGTCAACGcctttcctaattttatttggaTCAACCGCGCACTGTCTAtcacttacttacctacaagtTGTTCATCTTGTGTACCATGTGTCTCTTATTCCATACTCTTGAACTCTTGAGTTTGCATTTCAGATGTGAAGAATGGATCAATTTGAGGTAATTAATCTATCGTCAATTTGAATGTTTCGATGTAGATGTGCTCGTATGTAGACATTTAAGATTAAACGAATGCGGGTGGCGGGTGTGGTGTGGGTGAACGAGTGCCGGTCCCCTGAGCACGTGGTCAGAACATTATCATAGACTACCGCATCATCCTTACATAACTATACGAGGAAGGTAGGCACTACATTAGCCCGGTCGCAGCGTAGGACGCCCTAAGGGCTCTCATGTTTAGCTTCCATTTTCTCGTCATTCGCTCAATCGAGTTCCTCTTGCCAGTTTGCGGAAATTCCCCTCATATGTTTTCATTGGTGAAGTTGCTTTTCAATTACACGTTACGGCAGTCGGCACTTTCCTTTTCCCATCCACGAGCGTGCTCTTTTTtgaaactttttatttaaataacaggGATTGCGCCtgcataataaaaaaagttcacTCGGGCTACGAATTGTTTCGATACGGTGATGTTTCAATGATTGAAGACGGCATTAGTGCGAATAAGTCTTAAGTGGTAGATGGGTTATTCTTAGTTAAGAGGTACTTTCAATGGCtaagacaaaaaaatactttttttccaTACTAACTTCCAAAttaacctatttatttatttaaactaagTGTTTTCTTCTTGCTCACTCAAATTTATTACAGAAACGTATGTAGTTTAGTCACAATAAGTTCCAATATAAGAAAAAAGTCTCTCCCCTGGTCTGTCCCCAACCCGACTTTATTTGTAATCCAGTTATAATGAGTGCATTAAAATTCTACATTTACTTTATCAttgttatatttatacagaACAATAACTTAGTCACAGTGTCTTATAagtaaaattacttttattctaacttttcataaataatatcgACGATGAAAATTGTCCTTCGTATTTCGTGTCTCGTCCCCTGGCTCTTTGTTTTCgtttaaaaatcaattttgttTAGCAAGTTTGTCGAAGTTGTGACCTTGAGTGCATAGAGTTTAACGTGAAGTTAGCAACAAGCGGCGCATAAGCCGACTGCGTAACCATTTTAACGGTCATTCTAGTCACGCCGCTCGCTGGGTGTAGAAGTGTTGAGTGAATGGAGTCTCTCCTCTGGTAAGTTTTATTTAGTAGTCAttcgttaaaatattaatatttacttaaatattcaCTATTAATAGTGCACACAATGTTATGTTTGGTTGTGAATTTCATCCGATAAACACTTTTACGGCTATTTTAGATATCAATCGAAAATGTATCTCCCCTGGCGTATTTCCCCTGGCTCTTTTGATGGCAGGGGAGATACTTAATGTCCAGGGGAGATACGTTTGTTTGTGTTTTCATGACTACTtcaaaatttttctttatttagtattatttatatCTTAGCTTTACAATGTAGTATGATTTTTTTACAGGAAAAATGGCGTCTAGAAAAAAAATGACGCGTGAAGAACGactcgaaaaaaaaagaatagcaGAACGATTACGAtaccaaaaaattaaaaatgacaaaGATAAGTACGCTCAACAAAAAGTCAAGGAAAGGGAAAAATatgaaaagaagaaagaaaaaggaGTTATTAAGACAGTCAATCAAATGACCCCCAGAGAGCAGCGGAAGGCTAGAAAAGTTTGGAGAGAGAAAGCAAAAATTCGTAGACGTCGTTTAGCACTCCAAGATTTAAGCAATGCTCCTGAAACTCCACCATGTTCAGATAATGAAGACCCGCCGCAGCCCCCTCAAAATATAAATAGGCGAGCGCAGGCAGCACAGCAAAAATCAATTCGAGCAAGAAAAGCAAGAAACCTGATAATAAGAAAACAAGAGGCTGAAATAGCTCGACTTAAGTCTGCAGTCCAACGTTACAAGAAGCAAATACAACGGATCAAAAAACCACCAATTATCACACCCAACACTAAAgtaaatttacttacatcagcagtAAGTGCAGCTGACAAAGAAACCATAAAGAAGAAACTGCTTTTCAGTGAAGTTATTACTCAACaacttaatgaaaatttttcaaatatcgaCACTGCCCAAGAAAAAAGAGTCTTCAGAAGAGTGTTAAGTgggaaaatagtaaaaaaatacaatgtgttACCggaagaaatgaaaataaaaccttTGAGTAAAATAGACAACAAATTAAAACTGATGGATACAAAGCGCAGCTCAAAAAAACACAGTCTGAATTTGAAAACCTGCATAGTTAAATTTATGGAAGATGATTCGAGCAGTAGACTTTGTGCAGGTAAAAAAGACTTTATAAAGAAGATGGGCGAGCGTAAGCAAAAGCGAGTTATGCTAGATACGTTATTCAACTTGCACAAACGTTTTCTGGAAAAGACACACATTCAAATATCTTATTCAGTGTTCTGCAAACTCCGACCATTTTGGGTCGTCCAACCACGCTGTGACAGTCGTAACACTTGCATGTGTGTTATACATAGCAATATAGATTTAATGCTGAAATCACTTTACAACGCTAAAATAATATCTGTCTCGAATTACGTGGACCTTCTAAACCAAGTTTGCTGCAACAGATTCAACGAAAAATGTTTATTCCGCGAGTGTAAGATGTGTTTAAACAAAGGTCTTCATTATAAAGAATTCGATAACTCTATTCAACTATTTTACAGCAAGTGGCAAAGTGTACGCCAAGATATCGTGGATTTAAAAACTCGAAAACCTCGAACTGTAACGAAATGCGTTAAAAGCTCACTACAGATTCTACCAAGGGACTTGATTTTGGATTTGGAATCAAAGATGGCTAAGTTTTTGAATCACGAACGAAACATAGTGCACCAACATcaaactataaaaacaaaaaagagtcCCTTACTGAGTCAGAAGCTCTTATACACGTGGATTTCAGTGAAAACTACCTAACAAAATACGCTGAAGAAGTACAATCCTTTCATTTCGGAGGATCGAGACAACAAATAAGTATGCACACTGTTGTAGTCTATACTAAAGAAGTCGAGCAAGAGCTAAAAAGCCAATGTTACTGCACATTATCACAAAATTTATCGCACTCACCTCCTGCAATTTGGGCGCATTTACAGCCCATACTGGACTGTCTGCCGGCTACTGTTACAACTTTACATTTCTTGAGCGATGGGCCAGTCACCCAATATCGTAATAAAATGATGTTCAAAGTTTTGGCTACGATGCTAGTAGATTTCTACTCTAATCTTGAAAATTTCACTTGGAATTTTCATGAAGCAGGACACGGTAAGGGAGCTCCTGACGGAGTGGGAGCTACTTGCAAGAGAACTGCAGATAGATTAGTTGCGAGTGGCACCGATATTTCATCAATAGATGACCTAGCTAAAGCCCTTGAGAAAAGCTGCCcgaatattaaaatttttacCGTAGATGATGCAAACATATCTGAAAAAACAGCAAAATTAGGTTCTACTGAAGGTTTAAAGACTTTTTCAGGCACACTAAAGGTTCACCAGGTCACTGGTTGCGTTCTTATACCTAATTGCCTGATAATGAAAAGTTTGAGCTGCTTCTGTGACTCAGAGTTATGTCGTCATTTTCATTTGGGTACTTTGGATTATCGACAAACACAACTTCGTCTACGTGTTGATGATATTTACGGAGCTAGCGATTCAGAAGATGAACCACTAATCAATTTCGCATCTCAAGAACGCAGGAAGAAGCTTCAAGAAACACTACAGCATTCTGTGCCTGCCAGTATTAAAAGCAAACTGCACAAAGATAATTTAAAGCCCTCAACATCTGGAAAGGAAACATTCTGCAACGGTGATTTTCTGCTGGTTAAACTGCAAGATAGGAAAACAGAATATCGTTATGTTGCAATGTGCACAGGTGTTGAAGAAGATGATGAACTTCAAGTTAAATTTTGTAAAATCGTTGATGAAACCGGAAAAAAGTTCAGAATTAATGATGAAGATATTTCTTTCATCACCTGGGAtcaagtttttaaaaaacttcccGCCCCAAACTTAAAAATGAGGGGGCaacgtattttttattcatttaatgaATCTATTGATGTCTTTGAACGcggattttaaaattttaatatttctaattaccttttaattaaaatgttttttatattttaagtacaagAAAAGTTTAATACTGTTACTTaagttttgtttctttttatttcattatttactaTTGATATGATTAATAGTAaagttatagatatttttgttttgattgaaAGAAAAAGTAAGAACCTATTTGTTTTGTACCTAGCCTTaagaaacatttaattttataaacaatGACTGCAAAGAAATGAAAAGTctgattataaataattaataagtaaaatttaaataaaataataatgttgattCTTAAAAAAACTCTGTTTTTAATATGTCTGCCTCTCTTCCCTGTCCATAGAGTATCCTCCCCTGTGCATCTTGTCTCTACCCTGTACTGAGTATCTACCCTGGTTACTTATAAATCGAGAAAAAACTAACAAATTGACTGGCCACTTTGTAAACGTTAACAACTTAAATgtttctatataaaaaaaatataattaagtagaaacattaaaaaaaatgccaTGCCGTCACTTCATACAACATATTACCTCTTAACTAAGAATGACCCAGATCTCGCTTTGTTGTTTGCGGAGGGGTCAAAGGGCCACGCTTACGTGGTGGCCGCGCGGTGCAGAGCAATTCGCGAGCAAGACTCACCATTTCGCTCTCGATAGCGCGCGGCCGCCGATGACGAGCCGGTTATGTAATGTAAATgtttacgtacctacctactacacgTGCCCGCCACCACGTGCCCCAACCGAGAACACTAGCCttgtgaattatttatttacgagGCAACATTTTCACACGCCGGTCGACGAACTCTTGAATGATCTTGGAACATTTACGACGATTAATCTCAGCATGTCTAGAATGACATTACTACTCCTATTCCAGTCTTATGCGATCTCCTGTAATCTTTCGCAGAAAACTTCGTACTGACGTAGAAGAGTAATATCAGATATAAGAAATTCCCAATTGTCTATACTTACATGCCACAGAAAATATTACTGCAATATTATACATACTCTATCTTTCTCTACCGTAATCTAATGTTCTTCGAATCGAAAGaaaaaatcttgtaaaaatgcagtataacataacaacaaaataagCGTCTGCAATTTACACTTTTGTGGGTTGAATAGTATTGCGGTTATTTAAATGATACTCATCACGAgactatttataaagtacacgTTACATCAAAACGCAGCTTTCGTACTACTGACCTAGCCTTAAATGATATAAATTGTGACTTTCCTAAAACTCAGACAACGCACAAGAAGTCGAGCAGTTCTGCCGCATTTAACTTTTTGAGACGACCGATCTAAGTTGTTGTGAGTCGAAATACATGGAAACAATTCCGTAATGAATATCGATTCGCGCGAGGCTCAATTTGTTATACAACGGGTCGACAGGCCTTTCTCTCGACTCAATGGTGTATTTCATGATCGACGTCACCCAATTCCCAGTACTAAGCTGTAGAGATACAACATCGCCTCAATGCAGAATGATCAGTGTATACCTATGTATGCATGTTTATATGCAGTATTATTCACCGCTTCCCGCAATGTGTAGTGTAGACGTACCGACAGGAGCGATTTGATGTTTATTTGCGTCAGGATTTGGGCCAAGTGCAGTCGGTCGGCTGATTTAAACCGATGTCGTTTGTCTAGTCACTGACAACTCACTGGCTGTGTGTGAATTGGCAATGTTGACACTCATAATAAACTCGCAGTTCCTGTTGGCGTTGTAGACGACGGAAAGAATTTCAAACTGTCCACTGGACCTGAAGACTTCACAGgcccagttttttacagaagcatctgcttgtctgaccttccaacccgcgaagggaaaaccagcccaatacaggttagaacACATAGgtatctccgaaacgcatttctcgggaatgtgagtttcataaacatgaattcgaaaacaaatgagAATCAAACGTTTTACCAACTGGTCTACTACGGCTCTTCAATCATGGCAAATCAATGTTAAATCAAAATTACATCCTCAAACTAAACCAATATCACCTATAGTCGCATAAAGAAGTTGTTAAATCTGATAATGAAGATATTGTTCTTTATTGTTGAAATGTTCGAAAGCTCAAGCTTCATTCAATTTGTCAAGTACTTAATACAAGAATCCGTAACGTAC
This genomic interval from Pectinophora gossypiella chromosome Z, ilPecGoss1.1, whole genome shotgun sequence contains the following:
- the LOC126380336 gene encoding uncharacterized protein LOC126380336, giving the protein MASRKKMTREERLEKKRIAERLRYQKIKNDKDKYAQQKVKEREKYEKKKEKGVIKTVNQMTPREQRKARKVWREKAKIRRRRLALQDLSNAPETPPCSDNEDPPQPPQNINRRAQAAQQKSIRARKARNLIIRKQEAEIARLKSAVQRYKKQIQRIKKPPIITPNTKVNLLTSAVSAADKETIKKKLLFSEVITQQLNENFSNIDTAQEKRVFRRVLSGKIVKKYNVLPEEMKIKPLSKIDNKLKLMDTKRSSKKHSLNLKTCIVKFMEDDSSSRLCAGKKDFIKKMGERKQKRVMLDTLFNLHKRFLEKTHIQISYSVFCKLRPFWVVQPRCDSRNTCMCVIHSNIDLMLKSLYNAKIISVSNYVDLLNQVCCNRFNEKCLFRECKMCLNKGLHYKEFDNSIQLFYSKWQSVRQDIVDLKTRKPRTVTKCVKSSLQILPRDLILDLESKMAKFLNHERNIVHQHQTIKTKKSPLLSQKLLYTWISVKTT